The window TTACTTGTACTGTATATCCAAGTCTTGCGAGCAAGCTTGAGTTACGAGTGGCTCTCGCTGTGACAGTGGATGGATGGCCAAGACCCCACAGCACAGCTGGTACAGAACCAGCGGGTTCGACGCCTTGACCATCAAGCATCCGTTGCTGGCCTGCTCGCTTGCTTGATGAATTATtgattattcacgatttgattCACCATTtcaaatcatgaatcgtggatcCAAATCCCAGATTCACagatttcgtgattccgcACGGtattattcacgattataTTACTGGTTTATCTCGACTCGAGGGCCGacgcactcacgactacgCCGCCAAGCTGGCCCGCTCGCTTGCGGCCGTCATGAGGTGAGTCGGGGCTCAATTAAATTATGGATGGCTGGGTTGTGTTTTGCTTtgctgtactgtactgtactgtactgtactgtactgtactgtgCTGTCTCTTTATTGATGGTGGTAGTTGGGTGCTCGTCCAGTACGAGTGCCATTTTCGGGCTCCTCCACCAAAAttcaccatcatcgtcatcctcatcatcatcacgcAGTGAGACACGAACACCGCTCCCCTTGTCTCAATTTGCGACCTCGTCTTTTTCCTCATCTCGATCACCCATTCGCACTTGACATCTAGCAACTAGCACTTACCACCTGGCACTATTCCATCacatcgcatcgcatcgcaatTGATTCTGCCTCTGCTCTCCACCTAACGCACTACTGGCATGACCATTCGTATCATACAACCCTCACTCTCCTAACCACCAGTACCGCTCCAAACCCACATTTCGGTAGCTTTCCAGAAGCATCGCCTGGTCGCAGGATCCGCCTTCGTTTCGCATTGCATACACTCGGCCTCCTCCAACTTGCTGCACTTCAGTTGCAATCATGTCACAAACAGCAGATTCCTCCCCCAGAGGCTCCAACTCCCCTTCACCATACCCTTACCAACGGCCAACCGGCGCAAGTACCATCGATGGTATTGCAGCATCCGCTCGTGCCGGCCCTTCCTCTTGTACCCACTTGGTGGACACCGACATGCACGATCGTTCCGAGTCTCCCGCCGACTTTGCCGCTCGCCACGGTgctcctcttgctcgtccaCCGCCTTCGCCTTCAAGCACATCTGTCTCggatgatggcgttgcCCAGCCTGACTTTGCCGACCTCGCCTCTATAGACGATGCAGACACCCAAACGCGTTCTGTCGAGCGTTCCTTTGATCCCTCGGCTGTCCGTCTCTCTCGCCGTGGTACTCTCGTACCCGCCTCCCCCACCTCTTCCAACGGCACATGGAGCTTCCAAGACGCCCCGCAAAGTACCGCATCCAATCTCCCACACGAGATCCTGCTGCACATCTTTCAGTACCTCGTCCTCTATCCACCTGATCTGCTCTCCTGTCTGCTCGTCTGCAAATCTTGGTGCTTGaatggcgtcgagctgctaTGGTATCGTCCCGCTCTCTTCAAGATCTCGTCGCTTTTCAAACTGGTCGGCGTCATTCGCAAACCCGAGCAGCTCTTCCCTTACGCCCAGTTTGTCCGCAGGCTCAACTTCACCTTGCTTGCCAACCAGCTCGAGGATCAGCTCTTCCTCATGATGTCCGCATGCACCCGACTCGAGAGGCTCACCCTAGCCGGCTGCTCCAACATCACCGACGCTACCCTCGTCAAAGTATTCCAAAACACCCCGCAACTTGTCGCCATCGATCTCACCGACGTAGCCAACATCACCGACAACACACTGCTCACACTTGCCGCAAACTGTCCCAAGGCGCAAGGCATCAACTTGACCGGCTGCAAGAACATTTCCTCGCACGGtgtcgccgagcttgcgcGTAACTGCAAGCGTCTGAAGCGAGTCAAGCTGTGTGCATGTGAAAACATTGGCGATGAGGCGCTCCTCGCCCTTACCGAGCACTGCCCTTCTTTGTTGGAAATCGACCTGATTCACTGCCCCAAGGTCTCGGACAAGTCGCTCAGACAAATGTGGTCACGAAGCTTCCAGATGCGTGAGCTCAGGCTGGCGCACTGCAACAACCTCACCGACAACGCTTTTCCCTCGGCCCGTGGCACCACGGGTGTCCCCATGTTGGGCACCTCACATTCCCAAAGCTCGCGTTCAGCCATTCCCGCCGCCTCAGCATACACCACCGATTCCGCCCCAACAAGTCGAGGCGAGTCGCCCAGTGTCAACATGCCATTCGACGCCGTTCGCGACGGTGTCCTCCTCACACGCTCAGCCAGCATTCCCAACGATATGGCGCAAAACCGCCTCTTTGAACATCtgcgcatcctcgacctcaCCGCCtgcacctcgatctcggacGACGCCGTCGAAGGCATCATTGCCAATGTACCACGTCTCAAGAACCTAGCGCTTACCAAATGCACTCGTCTCACCGACGAGGCGCTGTACAGCATCGCCAAACTCGGAAAAAATTTGCATTatctccatctcggccacGTCTCCAACATTACCGATCGTGCCGTCACCCACCTCGCACGCTCCTGCACCCGGCTGCGCTACATCGACGTTGCCTGCTGTCCCAATCTCACGGACCTCTCGATCACCGAGATCGCCAACAACATGCCCAAGCTTCGTCGCATCGGTCTTGTCAAGGTGGTCAACCTTACCGATCAAGCCATTTACGGCCTTGTCGATCGTTACGACTCGCTGGAACGCATTCATCTATCCTACTGCGAAAACGTCTCGGTCCCTGCCATCTTTTGCGTGTTGCAGAGGCTAGACCGTTTGACGCACCTCAGTCTGACGGGCGTGCCTGCGTTCAGGAGGCCTGAGCTGCAGGCCATGTGCCGGGCGCCACCCAAGGATTTCAACGATCACCAGAGGCAAGCGTTCTGCGTATACAGCGGCAAAGGCGTGAACGATCTGCGCAAGTATCTGCAGCATGTTTACAGCGATGAACAGCTAGCCGCAGAGTTTGGACAGCTTGAGCCCAGGGCGATGAACGCCCTGGGTGGATTTGGCGAGCACCCTGGCGCCGAGACTGCGATGAGCCAATGGACCGCGCACCACGCACACTATGCGCCCGCAACGTTTGGTGGGGGGCCGGGAGCAGCAGGCATAGCATACGCGCATGCTCAGCCGCATGCTCCGCCGCAACCTGGCGCGCCACCGCTCGGCCTGGTTGGAGGGgcgccagcgccagcaccCATCGCGGCGGGTCTGTACCATCCGACTGCTGGTGGCATACACCACGCGGGCGCCGGAGCGGGTATCACACGTCGCAGACAGCTCACCACAGCTGAGCAAATGTACTTTGAACAGCAACGTCAGCTGGCTCGATACGCAAATGCACGTCGCGCCGCCCAAGACGCCACGCTGCTCAATCGATCTGCCTCGACCGACGGCGCGAATCGGCGTGTGCTCGCCGAGGCGCAGGAGGCAAGGAATCCGGGCATGCCGTTGGTGGCAAGCGCCCAgtctgctgcagcacatGCCATGCTCCAAGATGATGTCGACCAAGCAGACAGatacgacgacgagatgcaagaGTATGGTACACCCGAACAGCCTGTACATCAAGAGCAGTGGCAGCGTGCAACAGACGCAGCCGACGCACCCGCACCCGCACCGCCACAAGATACGACACCGGATCGCGAGCAACTGCGCACACTCCGAGGCGCACGATTTGCGTAAATGCTCGCACCGTCTCGATCGGACCATGATGCCCTTGTACTTCAGTCGCACGCACTCCTGAAACCACACACAGATGTGAGCACGCTTctgaattcgtgattcgtgattcgtgaatgcgacCAAGCGTGGACTGTACGTGCCACGGGCGAGGCTGATGAcaggaagaagcagagacgCGAGCGCGTCATTGTGGGGGGAGATGCAACGCTTCGTGTTCGGGGATGGTCTGTGGAGCATCGGGGCCAGTAGAGGCGGACGCGAGGTGAGCCGTACCGTTGGCCTGGTGTTGATCGTCATGCTGACTACTTGGTGTGGAGCTGGCGATACTCGTGGCTCTACTAACACCGACGCCGGTGCCGATTCCGCCGACTGAGTCGTCCAGCTTGTGTTCGCCAATCACGTAGCGTAGAATATCGCTCAAGCATACGATGCCGACCAGCGTGCCTCTAGTTCTGCGGACCGGATCGCCCTTTTCCAACCTGAGCTCGAACGGCGTCTTGAGATTATCGCAGAATGCCTGCGTATCTTTCTTGTCACGCAGCCGTTGGTGCTCGACTAAATCGTCGACGTAGCTGTCCAATTCATCCAGCGCAGTCGTTTGGTCCGATGTCTCGCTCTTCAACGCCACAGCTTCGGGttccagcaccagcagccgGTGGACGCGTCGCTTGCGCAGCAGTGCAAAGATCGACGCCAGCGAGTCGTCGGGAGAGCACGTCCACACGCCTGAAAAGTCTGGAGCTCTCCGTTCCAGCGCTTGCCGAATCGTGAGATCCAACGACGTATATGCTCCTGTACGTACCAGTGTAATCACATCCACCGTCTCGTACATATCCACCACGTTGCCTTCTTCGTCCAGGATCGGCACCGCCGATATCCCTCGTTCCGAAAACATGTGCACTACGTCAAACACCGTTGTGTCCAACGTAGCCGTTGCGATCGGTGCAAACGCGTTTCCCGCCGAACTACCGTCCGCCTCTATACCACCACCATTCCAAGCCGAGCACGAAGCGCTGCTCGCGTCCACGTGCCGTCGTGCGCCCTCGTCCGATGCGCCGAGATCGTTGAGTTCGCTCATGTTTAAACTCTGACCGTTGTCCGTCTTGAGCACGCCCGGTTCGCTCGCATCTGAGCCGCGATGTGATGTAGTACCCGACGCTGCCGCCCTGGAAGCGCGATAGCTCTGACAGTACGTGCCAATGTTGAGCTGTCGCAAGCTCCTCCACAGCGCCGACGTCTCCCTGCAGTTCATGGCGATGAACTTGAGCACTCGGTACTGCGTCAACACGGACACCACCGTCTCCATGCCCGTCTGCTCGTCGTAGTCGAGCAGCGGTAGTCGACGTGCATGTGTCTTGATCAGCAGCTGACACGCATCGAACAGCGGTCGAAGCGGATGCACCGAGAGCAACGGAGGAGGCGGCACGTTGAGTGCCTGCTCTATATCGCGCAACCTTTCGAGTCGGAACTTTTCCACATCTTTGGCAGCCGAGTCATAGCTCGAGTGGCGGTAGTAGTATTGGATCAGATGGATGATATCGTTGACCGTGAGCATGCCTGCGAATCCGGAAAGCTGGTGCGCTTTGTGCgagagcttcttcttggcccCGACGACAGCATCTGCCGTGACGCGTGTGGTTGGACTAATTTTGCCATCGTCATGTGCTGCCTCTGTGTCATTGGTGGACTGCGTTcgttcttgttcttgttcttgttcttgcgTTTGCATTTGCGTTTGTGATTGCGATTCTGATTCGGGTTGATTTGGAGAGTTGCCGAGCAATTCATGCGGCGTCGACTGCCACAGAGGAGCAGACACGACACCAGCCTGCCACATGACATCGAGTGCAGGTTTGACGACGAGTTTCGTGTCGAGGACGATCAGACGGAAACTGACGGGTAGCACATCGTAACTGCTACGGCCACGAAGAAAGTCGCGAATCGAGCGCAAAGCGAGCGCATGTCTGTCCTTTGGTCTTGCATTTCTGTCGCGCTCTCGATGAGTTCGAGCAGTGGGCGCGttgagcgacgagctggcaTGCGACGTGGACGCGCCAGGGATATCGACGCCGGCACCACCGATGCTTGCACCACCGGCAGTAGAGCCCGCAGAGACGGCTCTAGATCGCGACACGTTCATAGTGAAGATTGAGCGGCGGCTCGGCAATTGGACGAGTCAAGGAGAGGATGCTCCAACCAATGGCATACGCCAAGTTGCGACGCTGGCTGACAAACGATAGTCAACGGCGTTATCAAGATGCTATGCGATGGAGAGTGTCGTCGATATGAATGCAGATCGGCCTAACGCTTGAATAGATATGCTGCGGGACAAAACAAGCCGAAAGAAGCCTGCGTAGTGAACACCGGGGGAGGAAGGACTTGGCCTCAGTCTTTGCCGAGTAGATGGCAGCGAGGCGTGAATGTTGGAGCGCGAGCAGATCCAAATGGGTATCGATGAGTGAGATGCCGAAGCGTGCGAGCAGGATGCGGTCTTaggatttgtgattgttgcGTGACAAGGATGAGTGTTGGtcaagtcacaagtgtTATCGCATGGTTAATCGTCGTTGCATACAGTTGAGTCAGATGTCAGCGCTAAGTTAGAAgcagcttcacgcttgtccCGTGCGTGCGCACTCGAGCTGGCTGAGCTGTGTCAccttttttgtttttggtTTTCTTACTCTCTCACGACTCTgcatgagtcgtgagtgcggAGAAAaaccatcgtgaatcacgaaatcgtAAATCGATTCacgagattcgtgatgattcgtgattttcgtGTTTGATGCATTTTCAATGTAAGACCGTAACCTACAACATGTCAGCGCGCGCTTCGTGCTATCCTCCATCTCGTGCTAAAGTTACCGTGTAACAGtcccaatcacgaattcgtggTTGCACTGCATTACGTAAACTATTCGTGAACGAGTTCAACACGGCGGTTTCGGTGTCGAGCATGTGACAGCCGGAATGCGCCCACGTGAACTTTGGCCAAAGCGCAATGAGGTCACACGTCGCATCATTACAGTACTTGCTTTAGGTTCCCATGTACTGTaaattcacaattgtgTATGGAGACCATTTCTATCAAACTGGCCATTCCTCGCCGTTTGGCAGAGTGTATCCCTTTCGCAGCTGAGGTTAAGACCGTGCTGCTCTATCTCGGTCTGGTGCTGTCAGCGGCGTTCATTGGGCATACCAAACCTCGTACACAGCGAATCTCGACACTCGCATCGTGTTTGCCCCGCTCTCACCGCTAGTGCATTTTTCTCTGAGCT of the Mycosarcoma maydis chromosome 2, whole genome shotgun sequence genome contains:
- a CDS encoding SCF ubiquitin ligase complex subunit GRR1 (related to GRR1 - required for glucose repression and for glucose and cation transport) produces the protein MSQTADSSPRGSNSPSPYPYQRPTGASTIDGIAASARAGPSSCTHLVDTDMHDRSESPADFAARHGAPLARPPPSPSSTSVSDDGVAQPDFADLASIDDADTQTRSVERSFDPSAVRLSRRGTLVPASPTSSNGTWSFQDAPQSTASNLPHEILLHIFQYLVLYPPDLLSCLLVCKSWCLNGVELLWYRPALFKISSLFKLVGVIRKPEQLFPYAQFVRRLNFTLLANQLEDQLFLMMSACTRLERLTLAGCSNITDATLVKVFQNTPQLVAIDLTDVANITDNTLLTLAANCPKAQGINLTGCKNISSHGVAELARNCKRLKRVKLCACENIGDEALLALTEHCPSLLEIDLIHCPKVSDKSLRQMWSRSFQMRELRLAHCNNLTDNAFPSARGTTGVPMLGTSHSQSSRSAIPAASAYTTDSAPTSRGESPSVNMPFDAVRDGVLLTRSASIPNDMAQNRLFEHLRILDLTACTSISDDAVEGIIANVPRLKNLALTKCTRLTDEALYSIAKLGKNLHYLHLGHVSNITDRAVTHLARSCTRLRYIDVACCPNLTDLSITEIANNMPKLRRIGLVKVVNLTDQAIYGLVDRYDSLERIHLSYCENVSVPAIFCVLQRLDRLTHLSLTGVPAFRRPELQAMCRAPPKDFNDHQRQAFCVYSGKGVNDLRKYLQHVYSDEQLAAEFGQLEPRAMNALGGFGEHPGAETAMSQWTAHHAHYAPATFGGGPGAAGIAYAHAQPHAPPQPGAPPLGLVGGAPAPAPIAAGLYHPTAGGIHHAGAGAGITRRRQLTTAEQMYFEQQRQLARYANARRAAQDATLLNRSASTDGANRRVLAEAQEARNPGMPLVASAQSAAAHAMLQDDVDQADRYDDEMQEYGTPEQPVHQEQWQRATDAADAPAPAPPQDTTPDREQLRTLRGARFA
- a CDS encoding AMP-activated serine/threonine-protein kinase regulatory subunit SNF4 (related to SNF4 - nuclear regulatory protein) → MNVSRSRAVSAGSTAGGASIGGAGVDIPGASTSHASSSLNAPTARTHRERDRNARPKDRHALALRSIRDFLRGRSSYDVLPVSFRLIVLDTKLVVKPALDVMWQAGVVSAPLWQSTPHELLGNSPNQPESESQSQTQMQTQEQEQEQERTQSTNDTEAAHDDGKISPTTRVTADAVVGAKKKLSHKAHQLSGFAGMLTVNDIIHLIQYYYRHSSYDSAAKDVEKFRLERLRDIEQALNVPPPPLLSVHPLRPLFDACQLLIKTHARRLPLLDYDEQTGMETVVSVLTQYRVLKFIAMNCRETSALWRSLRQLNIGTYCQSYRASRAAASGTTSHRGSDASEPGVLKTDNGQSLNMSELNDLGASDEGARRHVDASSASCSAWNGGGIEADGSSAGNAFAPIATATLDTTVFDVVHMFSERGISAVPILDEEGNVVDMYETVDVITLVRTGAYTSLDLTIRQALERRAPDFSGVWTCSPDDSLASIFALLRKRRVHRLLVLEPEAVALKSETSDQTTALDELDSYVDDLVEHQRLRDKKDTQAFCDNLKTPFELRLEKGDPVRRTRGTLVGIVCLSDILRYVIGEHKLDDSVGGIGTGVGVSRATSIASSTPSSQHDDQHQANGTAHLASASTGPDAPQTIPEHEALHLPPQ